Proteins from one Octopus bimaculoides isolate UCB-OBI-ISO-001 chromosome 19, ASM119413v2, whole genome shotgun sequence genomic window:
- the LOC106878270 gene encoding smad nuclear-interacting protein 1, producing the protein MNFDETCLEEKDSSLKKRSASEKRRSNSSLKKHQSKTGCIVIKTEDSRENSSCSEFCSYSEYMNKNVKIEPKSPKYSSGKDNLMKPKVSRWESKETAISIKKEPRPKSHNQSKSPNMHHHHHHHHKSNRNTHEQLNYNRMYEDRKREKDYKRKNAKDALKSNTNNPKSTATAEVSKADASMELSGKLTEHSNTYNGIVIKYNEPAEARKPKRRWRLYPFKGSEELPMLPIHRQSAYLIGRERLVADIPVGHPSCSKQHAILQFRKVQFKRINGTIGFRVRPYLMDLNSSNGTYINCKKIKPQCYVELFEKDLIKFGYSSREYILLHEESNTLEVESMDRDEVSD; encoded by the exons ATG aattttgatgaaacttgttTAGAGGAGAAGGATTCTTCATTAAAGAAAAGATCTGCTAGTGAAAAGAGACGTTCTAATTCCTCTTTGAAGAAACATCAAAGCAAAACTGGATGCATTGTCATCAAGACTGAAGATTCAAGGGAAAACAGTTCATGCAGTGAATTTTGCAGCTATTcagaatatatgaacaaaaatgttaaaatagaGCCTAAATCG CCAAAATATTCGAGTGGAAAGGATAATCTGATGAAACCAAAAGTAAGTCGATGGGAATCTAAAGAAACTGCAATATCCATTAAAAAAGAACCGAGACCAAAAAGTCATAATCAAAGTAAATCACCaaatatgcatcatcatcatcatcatcatcataaatcaaACAGAAATACTCATGAACAATTAAATTACAATAGAATGTATGAAgatagaaaaagggaaaaagactacaaaagaaaaaatgcaaaggaTGCTTTAAAAAGTAATACAAACAATCCCAAATCTACTGCTACAGCAGAAGTATCGAAAGCTGACGCTAGCATGGAGTTGTCTGGTAAGCTAACTGAACATAGTAATACGTACAATGGTATAGTCATCAAGTACAATGAACCTGCAGAAGCCCGCAAACCTAAAAGACGTTGGCGTCTCTACCCTTTTAAAGGCTCAGAAGAACTGCCTATGTTACCAATTCATAGACAAAGTGCGTATTTAATTGGTCGGGAACGTTTGGTTGCTGACATCCCAGTTGGACATCCTTCATGTTCTAAACAACATGCAATATTACAATTTCGGAAGGTACAGTTTAAACGTATTAATGGAACAATTGGATTTAGAGTGAGACCATATTTGATGGATTTAAATTCTTCAAATGGGACTTATATAAACTGTAAAAAGATTAAGCCACAATGTTATGTGGAACTTTTTGAAAAAGATCTTATAAAATTTGGATACAGTTCTCgagaatatattttgttacatGAAGAATCAAATACTTTAGAAGTTGAATCTATGGACAGAGATGAGGTtagtgattaa